From the genome of Novosphingobium sp. P6W:
GAGCTGTTCGGGATCGCTGATCCCCTGCCGCTGCGTGCCTGAAATTGACGGCCTGAGAATGGCGCCTGCGAAAGGAGCGGACGATGAGTGAATATCGCACGAAGATTGACGAACAGGGCAGTTCCGGCGTCCGGTTCGAACTGTATCAGTTCACTCGCAAAAGCCATGCGCTCGGGCCGTCCATCCACCTTCCCATGGCGGCGGCCAGCCAGGCTGCCCCGATGGCGCACGTCGTACTTCCCCACGCCGCGACGGCGCGGCAGGTGAGGATTATCCTGGAAGGCGGCGGCGCACTGCTTGAACCCGGCGCTTTGCAATACGCGCATGGCAAGCTGCAGGTCGACGTGCAGAAGAATGCCGGTGCCGGCAATTTTCTCCAGCGCGCGATAACCTCGGCTGGTACGGGCGAAAGCGCCTTCGCTACGCGCTATTCCGGGCAGGGCGAGGTCTGGACGGAAGCTACCACCAAGCACTTCATCCTTGCCGCGATGGACGGGCCGCAGGATTCGCTGATCCTTGACGACGGCGCCTTCTACGCCTGCGACGCCAATATCGCGCTTTCCACCCATGTCCACCGTTCGGTCCAGGGTATCCTGTCGGGCAATGGCCTGATGCAGCCCAAGCTGACCGGCTCCGGCGCTTTCGTTGTGGAAGCCCCGGTGCCGGTCGACGAGATCGAGGTCATCGAACTAGATGGGCAGAACGAACTGATTGTCGATGGCGACTTGATGTTGATGTATTCGGCTACATTGCACGTCGAACTGCGCCCATTGGTGCGCGGCCTGCGCAACGCCATGCGGACAGGCGAAGGCCTCGTCTATTCGTTCAGGGGACGCGGGACTGTGTGGTTGACCCCTACAATGAGGCTGGGCTGACCCTAGCGCAGCGGATCGTCGTCGCCGTAGCGGTGCTCGATGAACCGCAGGTTGTCGGCGAAGCTGTCGAGGTCTTCCTGCGCCAGCGAGCGTGAAAGGGTTTCCAGCCGGGAAATCATCCGCTCGAACCCCTGATTGAGGTTGTAGCTGGCGGACTTGCCGGTCTGGCGAAAGATTTCGGCGCGGTGCGAAGCCGGGATCTCCGCATAGCTCGTGACCAGTTGCGGCAGGTGGCTGTCGCGCATCTGGCGCACCTCGGTGAGTGCGGAAACCATCAGGCTGTCGTCGTGCGTGCGTGCCTCGATGTCTGCGATCAGCGATAGCAGGCGCGCAACCAGCGGGCGCGAGGCGTCAGGCAGCCGGGAATCCTCGGCCGATATCGTGGGCTTCTGCGCCTCTCGCGGTGCCGGGGGCGGCGCTGGCGGTGTTCCTCCGCCGAGCCAACCCGCCAATCGTTCCAGGAAACCGGCCACATTCACATCCTATTCGAGCATCAAGCGTAAGCCTAGACCAAGCCGGCCGGGCTGCGCTAGGTTTCTTGGCGAGGAGTTTGAGGATCGCGCGTCGTGGCCTGCGCGGCGTCGATGGCCCGGCGGACCTGCGCGGCGGCATCCTGCAGCGCCCGTTCGACGTCACGGGCCGAGTTGGAGGCCGTGCCGGCAGCTTCCACTGTGCTTTCCAGCGCCTGCGCCTGCCGGGCGAGGTCCTGGCTGCCGCCGACGGCTTGCCGGGCCGCCATCGCGGTGCGCAACGCTGCGACGCTGGTGTCGCGGGCACGCTCGATGGCCTGCGCCAGCACGGTCTGCCCGTCCGTCACCAGTTTCAGGGCAAGGATGCCCTGACGTGTTACGGCGATCTGCGTAAGCAGGTCCTGTTCCCGTGCAAGCAGCCGTTCGGGGACGGTTTCGCGCAGAAACTGCGCTTGCGCCGGCTTGGACAGTGCAAGTTCGCGGGCTGCGGATTCCGAAGCCAGCCCACATGCTCGGACCAGTTGCAGCGCATCGTCGAGTGCATCGTCGGCGAGTTGCAGCTTTGCCCTGTCGCCCTCGATGCCGATCAAGGTGCGGGCGATTGCGTCCCGCTCCCGTTCGAGGCTGGCGACGAGGGTATTCAGGTTGGCCGGGTCCGGCGTCTCGTGCTCCACGCGCGCGGAGAACCACAGGCGCTTGCGGGGCGGCGGGGTTTCGAACGTTTCGGCGAGCGCCTGAAGTTCCAGGAGGACACCCTGCGCCGAGGTTGTGGACGACGTATTGCGCTCCAGCCTTCCGCTGGCCTGGGATGCCTCGCGGATGGACTGCCGGCCCAGTGCATCGATGGCGGCAAGAACGTCGTTTTCGCTGCGGACCAGCCATTGCCGAAGCAAAAGCCGGGCTTCGGCGCGGGCATCGGGGCGTCGTCTCGACTCAGAGGTCACCAATCACACTTCCTCGAACCGATCCTGATTTCATCCTTAGATATGAAGGGCTGAAATTTCCATACCGCGTTGGGGGTGCTGACGTTCACGGGCAGGGCGGCGGGTAGGCAGCGGCACCAGCTTATCGAGAAAGTTGAACAGTTGCATCGATCTTATCGGTCTGCACCGGAACATTCGCCGGGGGTAAGACGGTTTCAAGAGGACGATCCCTCATCCAGACGTACTGCGAAAGGCTTGCTCCCATGACCGTTCACTCATCAGAAATCGAAGGCGTAGATCTCGTCATTCTTCCCCCGGTCCGCGACCTGGGCGACGGTTTCCAGGTCCGCCGCGCGCTGCCCAGCGCGCAGCGCCGGATGGTCGGGCCGTTCATCTTCTTCGACCAGATGGGCGAGGCGGTGTTCCGTAGCGGCGAGGGCCTCGACGTGCGTCCCCATCCGCATATCGGCCTTTCGACCCTGACTTACCTGATCGAAGGCGAGATCCTGCACCGCGATTCGCTCGGCTCGCTTCAGGCGATACGTCCCGGCGAAGTGAACTGGATGACGGCGGGCAGCGGCATCGTCCATTCCGAGCGGACCTCCGCCGAAAACCGGGCGAAGGGCGGCAAGCTGTTCGGCCTGCAGACATGGATTGCCCTCCCCCGCGAGGCCGAGGAGATCGACCCCGCCTTCACGCACCACAAGGCGCAGGAAATGCCTGTCACCGAAGATGCGGGAACGAGCCTGACCCTGCTTGCGGGTAGCAGCGAGGGCATGGTTTCGCCGCTCAAGACCCATTCCGACATGGTCTATGCCGACATCGTGATGCAGCACGGCGCGCGCTACCGGGTGAAGGCGGAACATATCGAACGCGCGGTCTACGTCGTCTCCGGCTCGGTCGAGGTGGAGGGCCAGACCGGCGCCTTCGCGGCCGGGCAGCTCGTGGTGTTCAAGCCCGATGCGGAAGTGGTGCTGCGCGCCGATGGGGCCACGCGCCTGATGCTGCTGGGCGGCGAGCCGCTTCCTGAAAAGCGCCATATCTTCTGGAACTTCGTATCCTCCTCGGCCGATCGCATCGAACAGGCCAAGGAAGACTGGAAGGCCCAGCGTTTCGCCGCCGTGCCTGAAGAGCGCGAATTCATCCCCCTCCCGGCCTGAGGAGCAAGCCTGTGGCACATGGAACCGCGCATATCGGCGAAACGCCCTGGCGCACCGAGATCGTCGTCGGCGGGCACGCCATCACTGCCGACGAACCGGCAGCGCTTGGCGGGCAAGGGGCGGGCCCCGCACCTTACGACCTGTTGCTTGCCAGCCTTGGCGCGTGCACCGCGATCACGCTGAAGATGTACGCCGCGCGCAAGGGCTGGCCGTTGCAATCTCTGGGCGTCGACTTGCAGCTATCGCGCGGCAAGGACGGGATGAGCATCGTGCGCAAGCTGGCGATCGCCGGTCTGGACGATGAGCAGAAGGCCCGGCTTGCCGATATTGCCGAACGCACGCCGGTGACTCTGACGCTGAAAGCGGGTCTGCCCATCGAGACGCATCTGGCGTAAACTGTGCTCAGCGCTTGGCCTTTTCCCCGGCAAGCCGCGACATCAGCAGTGCGGCTCGCTTGGTCTGGCGCGGAAAGCTGGAGAGATCGACGCGCTCCTCCGGCGTGTGATCGCCGCTGCTGGCAGGGCCCAGGCCTGCCAGTCCGTCGACATACTGCGCCACGAAGCTGATGTCTCCGGCGCCGCGCTTCAGGGGATCGAGAGCGGGCATCTTCACCAGGCCGAGATCGGCGTTGATCTTGTTGAGCCTGTCCAGCAGGGCTTCGTTGCCGGGGGTAGGCGCCATTGGTGGATAGCCGTCCTTGAACACGATCCGGGCGTCGGTTTGCGGCAGATGCCGGGCGACGATCGCTGTCATCTTTGCTCTCACCCGGTCGACCTGCTCCGGCGTCAGTGCGCGAAAGTCGCCTTTGGCGATGGCGATGGGCGGGATGATGTTGGTCTTGCCGCTTGCCTTTATCTCCGCCTCGTCGGGGCTGAGCGCGGCCGTGGCCCCGCCGCCGATGATGCCGATGTTGAAGGTGAGGTTCGGCTCGGGCAGTTCCTCGCGGAAGCTATTGATGATCCGCGCCAGTTCATAGATGGCGCCGTACCCTGTGTCGGCCGAGAAGATGCCGCTGGAATGCGCCGTCCGGCCGCTGGCGGTGATGGTATAGTCGCCCGCCGAACGCCGCGCGACCGAGCCATTGTCCAGCCCGTCCGCGATCACCAGCCCCTCGAAATCGAGCGCCACGTCGGCCCGCTTACCTGCTGCGATGAGGTCTGCCCGCGCGATGGCGGTCGGCTCGCCCGCAGCTTCCTCATCACCGGTCAGTACGA
Proteins encoded in this window:
- a CDS encoding AIM24 family protein — translated: MSEYRTKIDEQGSSGVRFELYQFTRKSHALGPSIHLPMAAASQAAPMAHVVLPHAATARQVRIILEGGGALLEPGALQYAHGKLQVDVQKNAGAGNFLQRAITSAGTGESAFATRYSGQGEVWTEATTKHFILAAMDGPQDSLILDDGAFYACDANIALSTHVHRSVQGILSGNGLMQPKLTGSGAFVVEAPVPVDEIEVIELDGQNELIVDGDLMLMYSATLHVELRPLVRGLRNAMRTGEGLVYSFRGRGTVWLTPTMRLG
- a CDS encoding toxic anion resistance protein, which translates into the protein MTSESRRRPDARAEARLLLRQWLVRSENDVLAAIDALGRQSIREASQASGRLERNTSSTTSAQGVLLELQALAETFETPPPRKRLWFSARVEHETPDPANLNTLVASLERERDAIARTLIGIEGDRAKLQLADDALDDALQLVRACGLASESAARELALSKPAQAQFLRETVPERLLAREQDLLTQIAVTRQGILALKLVTDGQTVLAQAIERARDTSVAALRTAMAARQAVGGSQDLARQAQALESTVEAAGTASNSARDVERALQDAAAQVRRAIDAAQATTRDPQTPRQET
- a CDS encoding pirin family protein, which encodes MTVHSSEIEGVDLVILPPVRDLGDGFQVRRALPSAQRRMVGPFIFFDQMGEAVFRSGEGLDVRPHPHIGLSTLTYLIEGEILHRDSLGSLQAIRPGEVNWMTAGSGIVHSERTSAENRAKGGKLFGLQTWIALPREAEEIDPAFTHHKAQEMPVTEDAGTSLTLLAGSSEGMVSPLKTHSDMVYADIVMQHGARYRVKAEHIERAVYVVSGSVEVEGQTGAFAAGQLVVFKPDAEVVLRADGATRLMLLGGEPLPEKRHIFWNFVSSSADRIEQAKEDWKAQRFAAVPEEREFIPLPA
- a CDS encoding OsmC family protein → MAHGTAHIGETPWRTEIVVGGHAITADEPAALGGQGAGPAPYDLLLASLGACTAITLKMYAARKGWPLQSLGVDLQLSRGKDGMSIVRKLAIAGLDDEQKARLADIAERTPVTLTLKAGLPIETHLA
- a CDS encoding M20/M25/M40 family metallo-hydrolase, with amino-acid sequence MNRAPLAALTLLLFPVPAFAALSAPEQTIVTASDEGQARDLALLEKLVAQNSGTRNVEGVRKVRDMVAPAFESLGFTVKWVPMDAVNRAGHLIAMHKGKPGTTRMLLIGHLDTVFEPGSPFQTAKREGDKLHGPGAADDKGGIVVMLAALRAMQAAGTLRGANIEVVLTGDEEAAGEPTAIARADLIAAGKRADVALDFEGLVIADGLDNGSVARRSAGDYTITASGRTAHSSGIFSADTGYGAIYELARIINSFREELPEPNLTFNIGIIGGGATAALSPDEAEIKASGKTNIIPPIAIAKGDFRALTPEQVDRVRAKMTAIVARHLPQTDARIVFKDGYPPMAPTPGNEALLDRLNKINADLGLVKMPALDPLKRGAGDISFVAQYVDGLAGLGPASSGDHTPEERVDLSSFPRQTKRAALLMSRLAGEKAKR